The Streptomyces sp. NBC_01689 genome includes a window with the following:
- a CDS encoding RNA polymerase sigma factor, translating to MLGDDAELTTAVLAAQDGDETAFRTVYRAVHPRLLGYVRTLVGDPDAEDVTSEAWLQIARDLERFSGDADRFRGWAARIARNRALDHIRMRGRRPAIGGDETELTGRAAESDTAGEAIEALSTGSTLSLIAQLPQDQAEAVVLRVVVGLDAKSAAETLGKRPGAVRTAAHRGLKRLAELIGGDPESAVALGAVPPPRQSRTRAVTSAGVTHTRSRTQKDM from the coding sequence GTGCTGGGGGACGACGCGGAGCTGACCACCGCGGTGCTTGCGGCGCAGGACGGGGACGAGACCGCGTTCCGGACTGTGTACCGCGCGGTGCACCCACGGCTGCTCGGATACGTACGGACGCTGGTCGGCGATCCGGACGCGGAGGACGTGACCTCCGAGGCCTGGCTGCAGATCGCCCGGGACCTGGAGAGGTTCAGCGGCGACGCCGACCGCTTCCGCGGCTGGGCGGCCCGGATCGCCCGCAACCGCGCCCTCGACCACATCCGGATGCGCGGGCGCCGCCCCGCCATCGGTGGTGACGAGACCGAACTGACCGGCAGGGCCGCCGAGTCGGACACCGCCGGCGAGGCCATCGAGGCGCTGAGCACCGGCAGCACCCTCTCGCTGATAGCGCAACTCCCGCAGGACCAGGCGGAGGCCGTCGTGCTGCGGGTCGTCGTCGGCCTCGACGCCAAGTCCGCGGCCGAGACCCTCGGCAAGCGGCCCGGAGCCGTCCGCACCGCGGCGCACCGGGGTCTGAAGCGGCTCGCGGAGCTGATCGGCGGCGATCCGGAATCCGCCGTCGCGCTCGGCGCGGTCCCCCCACCGAGACAGTCGCGCACACGCGCGGTGACGTCCGCCGGTGTGACGCATACGCGTTCGCGGACGCAGAAGGACATGTGA
- a CDS encoding 2-oxo-4-hydroxy-4-carboxy-5-ureidoimidazoline decarboxylase: protein MTSTGRHGTHPSPSHRRGPTLPAHRLPQFPGQVAVPEQKSVPPSPARLQHFNDAPADEVERALLTCCRTPRWARRLAAHRPYPDLDALLAAADEAAYDLTPGDLAEALAGESLTPLPDGGYSAAHTALSAAHAAYESRFGHVFVICLDDIAPEESLDQVLGAIRSRLTNDREEERVTTAEELRRLARGRLARLVRTFRAAPVPEQPLGCEPRPQ from the coding sequence GTGACGTCCACAGGACGCCACGGCACGCACCCGTCGCCCTCCCATCGCCGAGGACCCACGCTGCCCGCGCACCGTCTCCCCCAGTTCCCCGGCCAGGTCGCCGTCCCTGAACAGAAGAGCGTGCCGCCGTCCCCGGCGCGCCTGCAGCACTTCAACGACGCGCCCGCCGACGAGGTCGAGCGCGCCCTGCTCACCTGCTGCCGCACTCCGCGCTGGGCCCGCCGGCTCGCCGCCCACCGGCCCTACCCGGACCTGGACGCCCTGCTGGCCGCGGCCGACGAGGCGGCGTACGACCTCACGCCCGGCGATCTCGCCGAGGCGCTCGCCGGCGAGTCCCTCACGCCGCTCCCGGACGGCGGCTACTCCGCCGCCCACACGGCGCTGAGCGCCGCGCACGCCGCCTACGAGAGCCGCTTCGGGCACGTGTTCGTCATCTGTCTGGACGACATAGCCCCCGAGGAGAGCCTCGACCAGGTGCTCGGCGCCATCCGGTCACGATTGACGAACGATCGGGAGGAGGAGCGGGTGACGACGGCGGAGGAACTGCGCCGCCTCGCCCGGGGGCGCCTCGCCCGCCTGGTGCGGACCTTCCGCGCGGCGCCCGTCCCGGAGCAGCCCCTCGGATGCGAACCGCGTCCGCAGTAG
- the sdhA gene encoding succinate dehydrogenase flavoprotein subunit, which translates to MQIHKYDTVIVGAGGAGMRAAIEATKRSRTAVLTKLYPTRSHTGAAQGGMAAALANVEEDNWEWHTFDTVKGGDYLVDQDAAEILAKEAIDSVLDLEKMGLPFNRTPEGRIDQRRFGGHSRNHGEAPVRRSCYAADRTGHMILQTLYQNCVKEGVEFFNEFYVLDQLITEVDGVKRSAGVVAYELATGEIHVFQAKSVIYASGGTGKFFKVTSNAHTLTGDGQAAVYRRGLPLEDMEFFQFHPTGIWRMGILLTEGARGEGGILRNKDGERFMEKYAPVMKDLASRDVVSRSIYTEIREGRGCGPEGDHVYLDLTHLPPEQLDAKLPDITEFARTYLGIEPYTDPIPIQPTAHYAMGGIPTNVQGEVLSDNTTVVPGLYAAGEVACVSVHGANRLGTNSLLDINVFGRRAGIAAAEYAAKADHVELPENPASQVVAQVEHLRDSTGTERVAALRLELQECMDANVMVFRTEQTIKTAVEKIAELRERYKHVAIQDKGKRFNTDLLEAIELGNLLDLAEVMAVSALARKESRGGHYREDYPNRDDVNFMRHTMAYREVGDDGTESIRLDYKPVVQTRYQPMERKY; encoded by the coding sequence ATGCAGATCCACAAGTACGACACCGTCATCGTCGGCGCCGGCGGCGCCGGCATGCGCGCCGCCATCGAGGCGACGAAGCGCAGCCGCACCGCCGTGCTGACGAAGCTCTACCCCACCCGCTCCCACACGGGCGCGGCGCAGGGCGGCATGGCCGCCGCGCTCGCCAACGTGGAGGAGGACAACTGGGAGTGGCACACCTTCGACACCGTCAAGGGCGGTGACTACCTGGTCGACCAGGACGCCGCCGAGATCCTGGCGAAGGAGGCCATCGACTCGGTCCTCGACCTGGAGAAGATGGGCCTGCCGTTCAACCGGACGCCCGAGGGCCGGATCGACCAGCGCCGGTTCGGCGGTCACTCCCGCAACCACGGCGAGGCCCCGGTCCGCCGGTCCTGCTACGCCGCGGACCGCACCGGCCACATGATCCTCCAGACGCTGTACCAGAACTGCGTCAAGGAGGGCGTGGAGTTCTTCAACGAGTTCTACGTCCTCGACCAGCTCATCACCGAGGTCGACGGCGTCAAGCGCTCGGCGGGCGTCGTCGCCTACGAGCTCGCGACCGGCGAGATCCACGTCTTCCAGGCGAAGTCCGTGATCTACGCCTCGGGCGGCACCGGCAAGTTCTTCAAGGTGACCTCCAACGCGCACACCCTGACGGGTGACGGCCAGGCCGCCGTCTACCGTCGCGGGCTGCCGCTGGAGGACATGGAGTTCTTCCAGTTCCACCCGACCGGCATCTGGCGCATGGGCATCCTGCTGACGGAGGGCGCCCGCGGTGAGGGCGGCATCCTCCGCAACAAGGACGGCGAGCGCTTCATGGAGAAGTACGCGCCGGTCATGAAGGACCTCGCGTCCCGTGACGTCGTGTCCCGCTCGATCTACACGGAGATCCGTGAGGGCCGCGGCTGCGGTCCCGAGGGCGACCACGTCTACCTCGACCTCACGCACCTCCCGCCGGAGCAGCTCGACGCGAAGCTCCCGGACATCACCGAGTTCGCCCGGACGTACCTCGGCATCGAGCCCTACACGGACCCGATCCCGATCCAGCCCACCGCGCACTACGCGATGGGCGGCATCCCGACGAACGTCCAGGGCGAGGTGCTGAGCGACAACACCACGGTCGTCCCGGGCCTCTACGCGGCCGGCGAGGTCGCCTGCGTGTCCGTGCACGGCGCCAACCGCCTGGGCACCAACTCGCTCCTGGACATCAACGTGTTCGGGCGCCGCGCGGGCATCGCCGCGGCCGAGTACGCGGCGAAGGCCGACCACGTCGAGCTGCCCGAGAACCCTGCCTCGCAGGTCGTCGCGCAGGTCGAGCACCTGCGCGACTCGACCGGCACCGAGCGGGTCGCGGCTCTCCGCCTCGAACTGCAGGAGTGCATGGACGCCAACGTGATGGTGTTCCGCACCGAGCAGACGATCAAGACGGCGGTCGAGAAGATCGCGGAGCTGCGCGAGCGCTACAAGCACGTCGCGATCCAGGACAAGGGCAAGCGGTTCAACACGGACCTCCTGGAGGCCATCGAGCTGGGCAACCTGCTCGACCTGGCCGAGGTCATGGCCGTGTCCGCGCTCGCCCGCAAGGAGTCCCGCGGCGGTCACTACCGCGAGGACTACCCGAACCGCGACGACGTCAACTTCATGCGCCACACCATGGCGTACCGCGAGGTCGGCGACGACGGCACCGAGTCGATCCGTCTCGACTACAAGCCGGTCGTCCAGACCCGCTACCAGCCGATGGAGCGAAAGTACTGA
- a CDS encoding beta-N-acetylhexosaminidase: MAAGAVAATGAVVAAVLLWPSGGDGRTGANVSSASGSADADRSAASPPPTRNYPLSKAPLTIPAVREHTPARGPGWRPAAGGRVVVDDQGLADEGKLIAGELKLSYAGRTEARDGDVELTLDHTAADPESYTLTVRNRRVTISAPGQAGVFYGTRTLKQEVHGGGTAPEGVVRDRPAKPRRGFMLDIARKHFTASWIEDRVRELGDLKFNELGLHFSDDQGFRIQSDTHPEIVSKQHLTKTEVKDIIDLAESRHIHVVPEIDSPGHLGAVIAAHPDLQLRNASGVPTRGAVDISKPASAAIVDDLLNEYAGLFPGPYWHLGGDEYQALTVANPASSYPQLAAAARKLFGSGGTVADLATGWLNDRAAVVRGHDRTARAWNDGFFRGGGVQAAKDIEVAYWTGKEIGARPPAEYLSAGRELINYNDEFLYYVLGEPQTFVYPTGQRIYERWTPLVLRGTTPVPSRYDRQILGGTFAVWCDLSASQTQDQVAAGIRMPLRATVQKLWDPGRPALSWTAFKSLADRLG, from the coding sequence ATGGCGGCCGGAGCGGTGGCGGCGACGGGCGCGGTGGTCGCGGCCGTGCTGCTGTGGCCCTCCGGCGGCGACGGCCGGACCGGGGCGAACGTGTCCTCGGCGAGTGGGTCGGCCGACGCGGACCGGTCGGCCGCGTCCCCCCCTCCCACCCGGAACTACCCCCTTTCCAAGGCTCCCCTCACGATCCCGGCCGTACGGGAGCACACACCCGCCCGGGGCCCCGGCTGGCGCCCCGCCGCGGGCGGCCGCGTCGTCGTGGACGACCAGGGCCTCGCCGACGAGGGGAAGCTGATAGCGGGGGAACTGAAGCTGTCCTACGCGGGACGGACCGAGGCCCGGGACGGTGACGTCGAGCTCACCCTGGACCACACGGCCGCCGACCCGGAGTCGTACACCCTGACGGTCAGGAACCGCCGGGTCACCATCTCCGCGCCCGGCCAGGCGGGTGTCTTCTACGGCACGCGCACCCTGAAGCAGGAGGTGCACGGCGGCGGCACCGCGCCGGAGGGCGTCGTGCGCGACCGGCCCGCCAAGCCGCGCCGCGGATTCATGCTCGACATCGCCCGCAAGCACTTCACGGCGTCCTGGATCGAGGACCGCGTCCGCGAACTGGGCGACCTGAAGTTCAACGAACTGGGTCTGCACTTCTCCGACGACCAGGGCTTCCGCATCCAGTCGGACACCCATCCGGAGATCGTGTCCAAGCAGCACCTGACCAAGACCGAGGTCAAGGACATCATCGACCTCGCCGAGAGCCGGCACATCCACGTCGTGCCCGAGATCGACTCACCGGGCCACCTCGGCGCGGTGATCGCCGCCCACCCCGACCTCCAGCTCCGCAACGCCTCGGGGGTCCCCACCCGCGGGGCCGTCGACATCTCCAAGCCCGCCTCGGCGGCCATCGTCGACGACCTGCTCAACGAGTACGCGGGACTCTTCCCCGGCCCCTACTGGCACCTCGGGGGCGACGAGTACCAGGCGCTGACCGTGGCGAACCCGGCGTCCTCCTACCCGCAGCTGGCCGCCGCGGCCAGGAAGCTCTTCGGGTCCGGCGGAACCGTCGCCGACCTCGCCACCGGCTGGCTCAACGACCGCGCCGCCGTGGTGCGCGGCCACGACCGGACCGCGCGGGCCTGGAACGACGGGTTCTTCCGCGGGGGCGGTGTCCAGGCGGCCAAGGACATCGAGGTCGCCTACTGGACCGGCAAGGAGATCGGCGCGCGCCCGCCCGCCGAGTACCTGAGCGCCGGACGCGAACTCATCAACTACAACGACGAGTTCCTCTATTACGTGCTCGGCGAACCGCAGACCTTCGTCTATCCCACCGGGCAGCGCATCTACGAGCGGTGGACGCCTCTCGTGCTGCGCGGCACCACACCCGTCCCGTCCCGGTACGACCGTCAGATCCTCGGCGGGACCTTCGCCGTCTGGTGCGATCTGTCGGCCTCGCAGACCCAGGACCAGGTGGCGGCGGGCATCAGGATGCCGCTGCGCGCGACCGTCCAGAAGCTGTGGGACCCGGGCCGCCCGGCGCTGTCCTGGACCGCCTTCAAGAGCCTGGCCGACCGGCTGGGCTGA
- a CDS encoding thiol-disulfide oxidoreductase DCC family protein, whose protein sequence is MAAPTGTRHRDAARVPVRGLTVLYDARCSLCAFLRDWLVEQSQLVPLTLVPAASDEARKLFPGLDHRATLDEITVVGDAGQVYRGAAAWVVCLWALREYRALAHRLSTPAGALFARGAMLAAAKWRAGRRRSGRWDADARPPSEGWVYEPTAGWLYHAPGCDGGTCPTR, encoded by the coding sequence ATGGCCGCCCCCACGGGCACCCGGCACCGGGACGCCGCACGCGTCCCGGTCCGCGGGCTCACCGTCCTCTACGACGCGCGGTGCTCGCTCTGCGCCTTCCTGCGCGACTGGCTGGTCGAGCAGTCCCAGCTGGTGCCGCTGACACTGGTGCCGGCCGCCTCCGACGAGGCCCGGAAGCTCTTTCCCGGGCTCGACCACCGGGCCACCCTCGACGAGATCACCGTGGTGGGCGACGCCGGTCAGGTCTACCGGGGCGCCGCCGCCTGGGTCGTCTGTCTGTGGGCGCTGCGCGAGTACCGGGCGCTCGCGCACCGGCTGAGCACCCCGGCGGGCGCCCTGTTCGCGAGGGGCGCGATGCTGGCCGCCGCCAAGTGGCGCGCGGGCCGGCGGCGCTCGGGGCGGTGGGACGCGGACGCCCGCCCGCCGAGCGAAGGATGGGTGTACGAGCCGACCGCGGGATGGCTCTACCACGCTCCCGGCTGTGACGGCGGCACCTGTCCGACTCGTTAG
- a CDS encoding DHA2 family efflux MFS transporter permease subunit, translated as MAANRRWWALVVIALAQLMVVLDMTIVNIALPSAQTALHMSDGNRQWVITAYTLAFGGLLLLGGRIADLAGRRLAFMTGLLGFAAASALGGAATGSGMLFGARALQGVFAALLAPAALSLLTTTFTDPRERGKAFGVFGAIVGAGAALGLLAGGLLTQYLDWRWCLYVNVPIALVACAGALVLLDGGGRYEDARLDVPGALLGSAGMLSLVYGFSEAESRSWGDGRVLGLLAAGVVLLGLFALWQTRARVPLLPVSVVKDRQRMGAFLTILMVTIGMFGVFLFLTYYFQRVLGYSPLKTGLAYLPITVGMITGSTQVAARLLNRVPPRVLIVPGLLLAAGALAVIAQVGVEPAYASHVLPGMLMLGLGMGTAMMTCVSLATSSVAPRDAGAASATFNTAQQVGGSIGTALLNTIAASVTTRYAAAHAGPGTDRRALASRAAVHGFNVATWWAMGALLLAALIAAIVVDADRMPASQGRPAPVPEPVDTVG; from the coding sequence GTGGCCGCGAACCGCCGCTGGTGGGCGCTGGTTGTCATCGCCCTCGCCCAGCTGATGGTCGTCCTCGACATGACCATCGTGAACATCGCCCTGCCGTCCGCCCAGACGGCCCTGCACATGTCGGACGGCAACCGGCAGTGGGTCATCACCGCCTACACGCTGGCCTTCGGGGGGCTGTTGCTGCTCGGCGGCCGGATCGCCGACCTCGCCGGACGCAGACTCGCCTTCATGACCGGCCTGTTGGGCTTCGCCGCCGCGTCCGCGCTGGGCGGCGCCGCGACCGGCTCCGGGATGCTGTTCGGGGCGCGGGCGCTGCAGGGCGTGTTCGCCGCGCTGCTCGCGCCCGCCGCCCTCTCGCTGCTCACCACGACGTTCACGGACCCCAGGGAACGCGGCAAGGCCTTCGGTGTGTTCGGCGCGATCGTCGGCGCGGGCGCGGCGCTCGGACTGCTCGCGGGCGGTCTCCTCACGCAGTACCTCGACTGGCGCTGGTGTCTGTACGTCAACGTGCCCATCGCCCTCGTCGCGTGCGCGGGCGCCCTGGTGCTGCTCGACGGCGGCGGACGCTACGAGGACGCGCGCCTCGACGTGCCGGGCGCGCTGCTCGGCTCCGCCGGCATGCTCTCGCTGGTGTACGGCTTCTCCGAGGCGGAGTCGCGGAGCTGGGGTGACGGACGGGTCCTCGGGCTGCTGGCCGCCGGGGTCGTCCTGCTCGGCCTGTTCGCGCTGTGGCAGACCCGCGCCCGGGTGCCGCTGCTGCCGGTGTCGGTGGTGAAGGACCGGCAGCGGATGGGCGCGTTCCTCACCATTCTGATGGTCACCATCGGGATGTTCGGCGTCTTCCTGTTCCTGACGTACTACTTCCAGCGCGTCCTCGGGTACTCGCCGCTGAAGACCGGGCTCGCCTACCTCCCCATCACCGTCGGCATGATCACCGGCTCCACCCAGGTCGCGGCCAGGCTGCTGAACCGGGTCCCGCCACGCGTCCTGATCGTCCCCGGACTGCTGCTGGCCGCAGGCGCGTTGGCGGTCATCGCGCAGGTCGGAGTGGAGCCCGCGTACGCCTCGCACGTGCTGCCCGGCATGCTGATGCTCGGCCTCGGCATGGGCACGGCGATGATGACCTGTGTCTCGCTGGCCACGTCGAGCGTCGCGCCGCGGGACGCGGGCGCCGCCTCCGCCACCTTCAACACCGCCCAGCAGGTGGGCGGTTCCATCGGTACGGCGCTGCTCAACACGATCGCGGCGAGCGTCACGACCCGCTACGCGGCCGCTCACGCGGGGCCCGGCACCGACCGCCGCGCCCTCGCCTCCCGGGCCGCCGTGCACGGCTTCAACGTCGCGACCTGGTGGGCGATGGGCGCGCTGCTGCTGGCCGCGCTGATCGCCGCGATCGTGGTGGACGCGGACCGGATGCCCGCCTCGCAGGGGCGGCCGGCCCCGGTGCCCGAACCGGTCGACACCGTCGGCTGA
- a CDS encoding succinate dehydrogenase hydrophobic membrane anchor subunit, translating into MSTTETAASGIGPVEGAGAFSAYGVDNPAPLIEAPRKRTKKTPKSTRGNFEMYGWLFMRLSGIVLVVLVLGHLLIQLVLDGGVSKIGFAFVAGRWASPWWQAWDLAMLWLAMLHGANGLRTVINDYAERANTRLWLKGLLYTATVFTILLGTLVIFTFDPNIR; encoded by the coding sequence ATGTCCACCACAGAGACCGCCGCTTCCGGTATCGGCCCCGTCGAGGGCGCGGGCGCCTTCTCGGCGTACGGCGTCGACAACCCGGCGCCCCTCATCGAGGCCCCCCGCAAGCGCACCAAGAAGACCCCGAAGTCCACGCGCGGCAATTTCGAGATGTACGGCTGGCTCTTCATGCGCCTGTCCGGCATCGTCCTCGTCGTCCTGGTCCTCGGCCACCTGCTCATCCAGCTCGTCCTCGACGGCGGTGTCTCCAAGATCGGCTTCGCGTTCGTCGCGGGCCGCTGGGCGTCCCCCTGGTGGCAGGCCTGGGACCTCGCGATGCTGTGGCTGGCCATGCTGCACGGCGCCAACGGCCTGCGCACGGTCATCAACGACTACGCCGAGCGCGCGAACACCCGCCTGTGGCTCAAGGGCCTGCTCTACACCGCGACGGTGTTCACCATCCTGCTGGGCACGCTGGTGATCTTCACCTTCGACCCGAACATCCGCTAG
- a CDS encoding VOC family protein → MSDDVSHELLGLDNVLLPVGDLGAAVSFYERAGFPVAFRLDEAGIALLKVGKETPGLLLRLEDGLGPRPPVWAPARVWLEVRDARATAEALTAAGIRPLAPVFTVATGRTVEIADPWGNVVGFTDYTKRPELARLP, encoded by the coding sequence ATGTCAGATGACGTGTCACATGAGCTGCTCGGCCTCGACAACGTACTGCTGCCGGTGGGTGACCTCGGCGCGGCGGTGAGCTTCTACGAACGGGCCGGGTTCCCGGTGGCGTTCCGGCTCGACGAGGCCGGGATCGCCCTGCTGAAGGTGGGCAAGGAGACCCCGGGACTGCTGCTGCGGCTGGAGGACGGGCTCGGTCCGCGGCCACCGGTCTGGGCGCCCGCCCGGGTGTGGCTGGAGGTCCGGGACGCGCGGGCCACGGCCGAGGCGCTGACCGCGGCCGGCATCCGGCCGCTCGCCCCCGTGTTCACGGTCGCCACCGGCAGGACCGTCGAGATCGCCGACCCCTGGGGCAACGTCGTCGGCTTCACGGACTACACCAAGCGGCCCGAACTCGCCCGGCTCCCGTAA
- a CDS encoding RNA polymerase sigma factor: MGQGGEPRRVQAYDGELGAAVARAQEGDEAAFAVAYRMVQPGLLGYLRGIVGDDAEDVASDAWLEIARDLGRFRGDGAGFRGWTATIARHRALDHLRRQKVRPRATPLENEALELPGRHSTHDQALETLGTARALELVARLPRDQAEAVLLRVVVGLDGPAAARVLGKRPGAVRTAAHRGLRRLAQEIGAEGADGSLDDFPGDGSDDGATGGGSGRDGRGDRGGRDGGRGDRAAGGAAGGVTPEGPRTLGETPGDAG; the protein is encoded by the coding sequence TTGGGCCAGGGAGGGGAACCCCGCCGCGTACAGGCGTACGACGGTGAGCTCGGTGCGGCCGTGGCGCGGGCGCAGGAGGGGGACGAGGCCGCCTTCGCGGTCGCCTACCGGATGGTGCAGCCCGGCCTGCTCGGCTATCTGCGGGGGATCGTCGGGGACGACGCCGAGGACGTGGCGTCCGACGCCTGGCTGGAGATCGCCCGTGACCTCGGACGGTTCCGGGGGGACGGTGCCGGGTTCCGGGGCTGGACCGCGACCATCGCCCGGCACCGCGCGCTCGACCATCTGCGGCGTCAGAAGGTACGGCCCCGGGCCACTCCGCTGGAGAACGAGGCGCTGGAGCTGCCCGGCCGTCACAGCACCCACGACCAGGCGTTGGAGACGCTCGGCACCGCGCGCGCCCTGGAACTGGTCGCGCGACTGCCCCGCGACCAGGCCGAGGCCGTGCTGCTGCGCGTCGTCGTGGGCCTGGACGGGCCGGCCGCCGCACGTGTGCTCGGCAAGCGTCCGGGCGCGGTACGCACGGCGGCGCATCGCGGCCTGAGACGGCTGGCCCAGGAGATCGGCGCGGAGGGAGCGGACGGCAGCCTGGACGACTTCCCGGGCGACGGCTCCGACGACGGCGCGACGGGCGGCGGGAGCGGCAGGGACGGAAGGGGCGACAGGGGTGGCAGGGACGGCGGAAGAGGCGACCGTGCGGCGGGTGGCGCGGCGGGCGGTGTGACGCCCGAAGGCCCGCGGACGCTGGGGGAGACGCCGGGGGATGCGGGATGA
- a CDS encoding succinate dehydrogenase iron-sulfur subunit: MATPTLDKADNAGRPEAGFADSPYITATFRIRRFNPEVSADAVWEDFQLEIDPKERVLDALHKIKWDQDGTLTFRRSCAHGICGSDAMRINGKNRLACKTLIKDINPEKPITVEAIKGLTVLKDLVVDMDPFFQAYRDVMPFLITKDTNEPTRERLQSAEDRERFDDTTKCILCAACTSSCPVFWNDGQYFGPAAIVNAHRFIFDSRDEAGEQRLEILNDKDGVWRCRTTFNCTDACPRGIEVTKAIQEVKRALITRRF; this comes from the coding sequence ATGGCTACCCCGACTCTCGACAAGGCGGACAACGCCGGCCGGCCCGAGGCGGGCTTCGCCGACTCGCCGTACATCACCGCCACGTTCCGCATCCGCCGCTTCAACCCCGAGGTCTCGGCCGACGCGGTCTGGGAAGACTTCCAGCTGGAGATCGACCCGAAGGAGCGTGTCCTTGACGCGCTGCACAAGATCAAGTGGGACCAGGACGGCACCCTCACGTTCCGCCGTTCCTGCGCGCACGGGATCTGTGGCTCGGACGCCATGCGGATCAACGGCAAGAACCGTCTCGCCTGCAAGACGCTGATCAAGGACATCAACCCCGAGAAGCCGATCACGGTCGAGGCCATCAAGGGCCTTACGGTGCTGAAGGACCTCGTGGTCGACATGGACCCGTTCTTCCAGGCGTACCGCGACGTGATGCCCTTCCTCATCACGAAGGACACCAACGAGCCGACGCGCGAGCGTCTGCAGAGCGCCGAGGACCGCGAGCGCTTCGACGACACCACCAAGTGCATCCTCTGCGCGGCGTGCACGTCGTCCTGCCCGGTGTTCTGGAACGACGGGCAGTACTTCGGCCCGGCGGCGATCGTGAACGCGCACCGCTTCATCTTCGACAGCCGTGACGAAGCGGGCGAGCAGCGCCTGGAGATCCTCAACGACAAGGACGGCGTGTGGCGTTGCCGCACCACGTTCAACTGCACGGACGCCTGCCCGCGCGGTATCGAGGTCACCAAGGCGATCCAGGAGGTCAAGCGCGCGCTCATCACGCGTCGCTTCTGA
- a CDS encoding TetR/AcrR family transcriptional regulator: MPAPTDSPGPGDDPEFPDKSPDTSPDPSSDRSPDKGPAKSEQTRALILETALRLFQERGYDKTTMRAIAQEAGVSVGNAYYYFAGKEHLIQGFYDRIGAEHQVAVRQVLEREKDLEARIAGVLKAWLDVAEPYHEFAAQFFKNAADPESPLSPFSPESAGPREESIALHRKVLAGSKAKVPEELRDALPELMWLSQMGLVLYWVFDRTEGRERSYRLAERGARLTARGVALARFRVLRPLVHEVHELFTDFLPGMTRLLPDPAVKERTG; encoded by the coding sequence GTGCCAGCACCGACAGACTCCCCCGGCCCCGGCGACGACCCCGAGTTCCCGGACAAGAGCCCGGACACCAGCCCGGACCCCAGCTCGGACAGGAGCCCGGACAAGGGCCCCGCCAAGAGCGAGCAGACCCGCGCCCTGATCCTGGAGACGGCCCTCCGGCTGTTCCAGGAACGGGGGTACGACAAGACGACCATGCGGGCCATCGCTCAGGAGGCCGGGGTCTCCGTCGGCAACGCCTACTACTACTTCGCCGGCAAGGAGCACCTGATCCAGGGCTTCTACGACCGGATCGGCGCCGAGCACCAGGTGGCGGTCCGGCAGGTGCTGGAACGCGAGAAGGATCTGGAGGCGCGGATCGCGGGCGTGCTGAAGGCATGGCTCGACGTGGCGGAGCCGTATCACGAGTTCGCCGCGCAGTTCTTCAAGAACGCCGCCGATCCCGAGAGTCCGCTCAGCCCCTTCTCACCCGAGTCGGCGGGACCGCGCGAGGAGTCGATCGCCCTGCACCGCAAGGTGCTCGCCGGGTCGAAGGCGAAGGTCCCGGAGGAGCTGCGGGACGCCCTGCCCGAACTGATGTGGCTGTCGCAGATGGGGCTCGTCCTCTACTGGGTCTTCGACCGCACGGAGGGACGCGAGCGCAGTTACCGGCTCGCCGAGCGCGGCGCCCGGCTCACCGCCCGCGGGGTCGCGCTGGCCCGCTTCCGGGTGCTGCGACCGCTCGTCCACGAGGTGCACGAGCTGTTCACCGACTTCCTGCCGGGGATGACGAGACTGCTGCCCGATCCGGCGGTCAAGGAGCGGACCGGCTGA
- the sdhC gene encoding succinate dehydrogenase, cytochrome b556 subunit — MPAGTLYRGREGMWSWVAHRVTGVLIFFFLFVHVLDTALVRVSPEDYDRVVSTYKTPIVALLEYGLVAAILFHALNGLRVIAVDFWSKGPRYQKQMLWSVVGIWVVLMAGALYPVLGHAFREVFGS, encoded by the coding sequence GTGCCGGCTGGAACGCTGTACCGCGGCCGGGAAGGAATGTGGTCCTGGGTGGCTCATCGAGTCACCGGCGTCCTCATCTTCTTCTTCCTGTTCGTACACGTGCTGGACACCGCTCTCGTCCGTGTCTCCCCCGAGGACTACGACAGGGTCGTGTCCACGTACAAGACGCCGATCGTCGCGCTGCTGGAGTACGGCCTCGTCGCCGCCATCCTCTTCCACGCGCTCAACGGCCTGCGTGTCATCGCCGTCGACTTCTGGTCGAAGGGCCCGCGCTACCAGAAGCAGATGCTCTGGTCCGTCGTCGGTATCTGGGTCGTGCTGATGGCCGGGGCGCTGTACCCCGTCCTCGGGCACGCATTCCGCGAAGTCTTCGGGAGCTGA